A window of Streptomyces armeniacus contains these coding sequences:
- the pcp gene encoding pyroglutamyl-peptidase I — MTRVLLTGFEPFGGETSNPSWDAVQSVAAEPPAWTEVTAVRLSCVFGTAVDELREAVAAYAPHLVLCVGQAGGRPDLTVERVALNLDDARIPDNAGHQPLDRPVVPGAPAAYFASLPVKACVAAVRAAGLSASVSQTAGTFVCNHVFYGLAHLIATEHPGLRGGFVHVPYAPQQVAGAAQPSMSVRDVAAGLCAVVTAAISTTADIRSVEGAIH, encoded by the coding sequence GTGACACGCGTACTGCTCACCGGCTTCGAGCCGTTCGGAGGCGAGACGTCCAACCCGTCCTGGGACGCCGTCCAGTCGGTCGCGGCCGAACCGCCCGCCTGGACCGAGGTCACGGCCGTACGGCTGAGCTGCGTCTTCGGCACGGCGGTCGACGAGCTCCGGGAGGCGGTCGCCGCGTACGCCCCGCACCTCGTCCTCTGCGTCGGGCAGGCGGGCGGCCGGCCCGACCTCACGGTCGAGCGCGTCGCCCTCAACCTCGACGACGCCCGCATCCCCGACAACGCCGGCCACCAGCCGCTCGACCGGCCCGTCGTACCGGGCGCCCCCGCCGCGTACTTCGCGTCGCTGCCGGTGAAGGCGTGCGTCGCCGCCGTACGCGCCGCCGGGCTGTCCGCGTCCGTGTCGCAGACGGCCGGTACGTTCGTCTGCAACCACGTCTTCTACGGCCTCGCCCACCTCATCGCCACCGAACACCCCGGGCTGCGCGGCGGGTTCGTGCATGTGCCGTACGCGCCGCAGCAGGTCGCGGGGGCGGCGCAGCCGTCGATGTCCGTACGGGATGTCGCGGCCGGACTGTGCGCCGTCGTCACGGCGGCGATCAGCACGACGGCCGACATACGCAGCGTGGAGGGGGCGATCCATTGA
- a CDS encoding GntR family transcriptional regulator yields the protein MSLQIGIDTGAAEAPYEQLRAQIAEQARGGTLPVGYRLPTVRGLAGELGLAANTVAKAYRALEADGVVETRGRNGTFVAAAGAAADRELAEAAQAYARRARRLGLDRAAARAAVEDALRAAYGQA from the coding sequence GTGTCCCTGCAGATCGGTATCGATACGGGCGCGGCCGAGGCCCCGTACGAACAGCTCCGCGCCCAGATCGCCGAACAGGCCCGCGGCGGCACCCTCCCCGTCGGCTACCGGCTGCCCACCGTACGCGGGCTGGCCGGGGAGCTGGGGCTGGCCGCGAACACCGTCGCCAAGGCGTACCGCGCGCTGGAGGCGGACGGTGTGGTCGAGACGCGCGGGCGCAACGGCACCTTCGTCGCCGCCGCCGGCGCCGCCGCGGACCGTGAACTGGCCGAGGCGGCGCAGGCGTACGCGCGGCGCGCGCGCCGGCTCGGGCTGGACCGTGCCGCCGCGCGCGCCGCCGTGGAGGACGCGCTGCGCGCGGCGTACGGGCAGGCGTGA